In Phaseolus vulgaris cultivar G19833 chromosome 3, P. vulgaris v2.0, whole genome shotgun sequence, the sequence AGCAGTTCCTTCCTTGTGTAGATATGGTTTGGCAAATTCCGCTGGCATGATCTGCTCAGTTCATGATCTTTAGGGTTTGCAAAATGAGTGTAAACATCAGAAGataaacagaaaaagaaaataaaatgattacCAGAAGATCTCTCTCAGTGTATGTTTTTCGGATAATACATGTAAAATGCTTATGGTTAGACTTGAACATTTCCTTCACCTTCTTGTGAAACATTCTCAGTTTCTTCTTGAAATCTCCTTTGCAATGTTCACTTGCCCTACTACTACCTGCTGCAAATGTTCACTTTTGAGTATCAATTCATAtatcacttaaaaaaaaaaaaaatcatgtagtGCGAAAAagttaactaaattaaatattattttataaactaaaaaaattattgatatttaaagtaatttttattattaataaaaaataaaaaataatttttaaattggtatttaaattaactatcaagattttagctattaatattttaaattttaaattagtatctaaaagactaataaagactgatttaaaatataagtaattagtagataaaattttagtagcgaaatcaatttaaaaattattttataaatttttattaataataaaaaatactttaaatatcaattatttttttaatttatgaaatagtttctaatttagttaatataataatgaattattttaatcCTTAAATTTTGATTCTATTTCTTGTATATAAGTATAggaaaaagtttttaaaaaaaaagtatcacTAACTGACCAGTGTTCTTGTGCTTGGAATAATCAGAACATGCTCTCTTCTTATGCTTATTAGgtgattcttcttcttcttcttgtgcTTCTTCTCTTGGCCTCTTACTTCGTTCTTCActaaattttagagaaaaatcaGAACCTTCATCAATTTCTTCCACTTCTTCATTAGTAGCATCCCTGCTTAAAGGGTATTCTATTTCTAAAGCACtttttccaaaaataataaCGTTAAAGCAAGAATTTCCTTCATATCGAAACACTATAAAATGTGACACATCCAACTTGGAGTATTTTGCAAACTCTTTCCAACCATTGCAAAACCAAACACCACCATCTTTATTCTGCCAAAAAACTTTGCTCTTGCTGCCATTTGGAAGACTTAGAATCACAGGATTTGACATTCCTTCCCAATGTCTTCTCACAAAACTAGTAGGTATTTTCTGTCATACAATTTCATCAACCCAGGAAAtcaatataacttttttttatcaacaagaaataataaataaatatgaattattttaagGGTGACTCaacctttatataaaaaaaatatatatatatacaaaatctTATATTCCAACCTAAATCAATCTTTCAATAAAAGTTGTCGACCAACCCAAAAATCAAAAATATCACCTCACATTAATCCACCATTGACAACTTCTTAAATATACCAATACATCAAAATccataaaacataaaacaaaaaatcaaacaCAAATATCCAATAAATAAAAGAACTTAAAAGACTACTTTTTACATCTAATACGACAATCAATATAATGAACACATATATAAGAGAAATCTAATAGATTAAATGAAATCAATTTGTATATATATTGA encodes:
- the LOC137808816 gene encoding B3 domain-containing transcription factor VRN1-like; translation: MSNPVILSLPNGSKSKVFWQNKDGGVWFCNGWKEFAKYSKLDVSHFIVFRYEGNSCFNVIIFGKSALEIEYPLSRDATNEEVEEIDEGSDFSLKFSEERSKRPREEAQEEEEESPNKHKKRACSDYSKHKNTGSSRASEHCKGDFKKKLRMFHKKVKEMFKSNHKHFTCIIRKTYTERDLLIMPAEFAKPYLHKEGTATLFVEHGRTWKVQTKVNSHEQFVFSSGWRKFLLDNKLKLGDVCAFEMLVSEPFLFKVTIYPLEDNSNTPLFKGIHYYY